From one Microbulbifer sp. A4B17 genomic stretch:
- the trmJ gene encoding tRNA (cytosine(32)/uridine(32)-2'-O)-methyltransferase TrmJ, with protein MAKSPLDTTPLAALDNVRVVLVNSAHPGNIGGAARALKNMGLSQLYLVAPREFPAANAVWRAAGAAELLDSAVVVDTLEEAVADCGLVVATSARERRIPWPLLTPRQCGERTVAEAASHPVALVFGREDRGLTNEELQACNYHVHIPANPEYSSLNLATAVQVLAYEVRMAALEAEKGEPVNYTDWDRPPAKASDMELYFDHLQQALGELGFIDPDNPRQTMTRLRRLYSRVRPDDMELGILRGMLTSIQNYIHRSGGKGRPD; from the coding sequence ATGGCCAAGTCACCTTTAGACACGACTCCACTTGCTGCGCTCGACAATGTGCGCGTGGTTCTGGTTAACAGCGCACACCCCGGAAATATTGGTGGTGCGGCACGCGCGCTCAAGAATATGGGCCTGAGTCAGCTGTACCTGGTAGCGCCTCGGGAATTTCCTGCAGCCAATGCGGTTTGGCGTGCAGCCGGGGCAGCTGAGCTGCTCGATAGCGCCGTTGTGGTGGATACCCTGGAAGAAGCCGTGGCCGATTGTGGTCTTGTTGTGGCCACCAGCGCTCGCGAGCGCCGAATCCCTTGGCCCCTGCTGACCCCGCGCCAGTGTGGAGAGCGTACCGTCGCCGAGGCCGCGTCTCATCCGGTTGCTTTGGTGTTTGGCCGCGAGGACCGAGGGCTTACCAACGAAGAGTTACAGGCCTGTAACTACCATGTGCATATTCCTGCCAACCCGGAATACAGCTCACTGAACCTGGCGACTGCTGTTCAGGTGCTCGCCTACGAAGTGCGCATGGCGGCCTTGGAAGCGGAAAAGGGTGAGCCTGTGAATTACACCGATTGGGATCGCCCACCGGCCAAGGCCAGCGATATGGAGTTGTACTTCGATCACCTGCAGCAGGCGCTGGGCGAGCTGGGCTTTATTGACCCGGATAATCCCCGTCAGACAATGACCCGCCTGCGCCGACTGTATAGTCGGGTGCGCCCCGATGATATGGAGCTGGGTATCCTGCGCGGTATGTTGACCTCAATCCAGAATTACATTCATCGCTCTGGTGGTAAAGGGCGACCCGACTAG
- a CDS encoding inositol monophosphatase family protein — protein MEPMLNIALRAARKAGELIERAWERGDLMKFEEKTRNDFVTEVDKASEQEIIYHLRKAYPKHSIRAEESGLQEGAEPDYEWIIDPLDGTTNFIHGVPQFAVSIACRYRGRIEHAVVLDPIKREEFTASRGRGAALNGRRIRVSSRQGMRGALIGTGIPFNGLPLDNIDAYLAALKDIAGQTAGIRRPGAAALDLAYVAAGRFDGFWEMYLNTWDIAAGSLLVKEAGGLISDFRGGEDYLDSGNLVCATPKVFKPLVQIVGKHMGHVR, from the coding sequence ATGGAACCCATGCTAAATATTGCCCTGCGCGCGGCGCGTAAGGCAGGAGAACTGATCGAACGGGCCTGGGAGCGCGGCGACCTGATGAAATTCGAAGAAAAGACGCGCAACGATTTCGTTACTGAAGTGGATAAGGCCAGCGAACAGGAGATTATCTATCACCTGCGCAAGGCCTACCCCAAGCACAGCATCCGCGCTGAAGAAAGCGGCCTGCAAGAGGGCGCAGAGCCCGATTACGAGTGGATTATCGACCCCCTCGATGGCACCACCAATTTTATCCACGGCGTTCCGCAGTTCGCTGTCTCTATCGCCTGTCGCTATCGCGGCCGCATTGAGCACGCAGTCGTACTGGACCCCATCAAACGCGAAGAATTTACCGCGAGCCGCGGTCGCGGCGCTGCTCTGAATGGCCGTCGTATTCGCGTCTCCTCCCGGCAAGGCATGCGCGGCGCACTGATTGGAACCGGTATTCCTTTCAATGGCCTGCCCCTGGATAACATCGACGCCTACCTGGCTGCCCTAAAAGATATCGCTGGGCAAACTGCGGGAATCCGCCGCCCTGGCGCTGCAGCACTGGATCTTGCCTATGTTGCTGCCGGGCGATTCGACGGCTTCTGGGAGATGTACCTGAACACCTGGGATATCGCAGCGGGCTCCCTGCTGGTCAAAGAAGCCGGCGGCCTGATCAGCGACTTCCGTGGTGGTGAGGATTACCTGGATTCAGGCAATCTGGTTTGCGCTACCCCTAAAGTCTTCAAGCCCCTGGTACAAATTGTTGGTAAACATATGGGCCACGTGCGCTAA
- a CDS encoding fatty acid desaturase: MTATSQSSCNQRKRFWIPTILFASTGLLALTTMPLYGIVYGYHWYQWLAFALFGALCSFSVAAGNHRLWSHKSYEPHWLLRLLFILFSAAAMQNTTLNWCASHRHHHQFIDDNDRDPYSAGRGFWLSHIDWTMREYSSSYPDYKNVKDLQRDKLIMWQHNNYAPIIIAMNLGIPIILGITTGDILGMMLLAGVLRLVVNHYTTFMINSFGHMWGRRPYKGAISARDNSFLNLFVFGEGYHNYHHIFQIDYRSGIYWFQYDPTKWLIKTLSFAGLTRNLKVAPCVQIKKAKLDQFFKRAKENIEKAKEKENWQKILDGEAHAFASALSCWKSLQFTRNGVKHGPPPANGNSQ; this comes from the coding sequence ATGACCGCCACTTCTCAGAGTTCCTGTAACCAGCGAAAACGCTTTTGGATTCCCACGATATTATTTGCCAGCACAGGTTTATTAGCACTTACCACAATGCCACTTTACGGCATTGTCTACGGTTATCATTGGTACCAATGGCTTGCATTCGCATTATTCGGAGCCCTCTGCAGCTTCTCTGTAGCTGCCGGTAATCACAGGCTGTGGTCCCACAAAAGTTATGAGCCCCATTGGTTATTGCGTCTCTTGTTTATCCTGTTCAGTGCAGCAGCGATGCAAAACACCACTTTGAATTGGTGCGCCAGCCACCGCCACCATCATCAATTTATCGACGATAACGATCGAGACCCCTATTCCGCCGGGCGCGGCTTCTGGCTCTCACATATCGACTGGACGATGCGCGAATACTCCAGTAGCTACCCCGATTACAAAAATGTAAAAGATCTTCAGAGGGACAAGCTAATCATGTGGCAACACAATAATTACGCTCCCATCATTATCGCCATGAACCTTGGTATACCCATAATTTTGGGCATCACTACTGGAGATATTCTCGGCATGATGTTGCTGGCCGGAGTATTGCGTCTTGTGGTCAACCATTACACCACTTTTATGATTAACTCTTTTGGGCATATGTGGGGCCGTCGACCCTATAAGGGAGCAATCAGCGCAAGAGATAACAGTTTCCTCAATTTATTTGTTTTTGGCGAGGGCTATCACAATTACCACCACATCTTCCAGATAGATTATCGAAGCGGCATTTACTGGTTCCAATATGATCCAACCAAGTGGTTGATCAAGACATTGAGTTTCGCTGGTCTCACCCGCAATTTAAAAGTCGCTCCTTGCGTACAAATTAAAAAAGCGAAGTTGGACCAGTTTTTCAAACGGGCTAAAGAAAATATTGAAAAGGCCAAAGAAAAAGAAAACTGGCAGAAAATTTTGGACGGAGAGGCTCATGCATTTGCCAGTGCCTTGAGCTGCTGGAAATCCCTGCAGTTTACGCGCAATGGAGTCAAACACGGCCCCCCCCCAGCAAATGGGAACTCGCAGTAA
- a CDS encoding inactive transglutaminase family protein, with product MSPRVQVYVIAALLALVGAGLTAYKNLELGFPLLPGEYRTVWTIEAKVGFDADGGPVKAALTLPREQRNMEILGETFSSSGFGFYIAREDDAYRAIWSRRAARGPQSLFYQLDVYQRPGAALAQPLDLSTEIQKPFLGAREQEAVRLAIYSLVEQARERSSDVESLTTQLLFELNDDENQDRNLIFRHYADRSFVDVALLVLATADIPAHRIRGLYLEDDRRRLSPEDLLEVYDGKRWIVFEPSSGQPGVPENFFIWQRGGKSLLDLEGGRNSQVTFSVIANDVPARDVSMRSTKDEKDALVDFSIYSLPIEQQSIFKLILLVPVGALVVVLLRVFVGLRTSGTFMPVLLAIAFIETQLITGLAIFTLILILGLWVRFYLSRLNLLLVSRIAAVVVTVVIIMGAISVVSYKLGIEQALTVTFFPMIILAWTIERMSIVWEEDGPYEVVVQSGGSLLVAILAWWVMTNRYIEHWTFNFPELLLVLLAFILVVGNYTGYRLSELMRFRPLVR from the coding sequence ATGTCGCCGCGTGTCCAAGTTTATGTAATTGCGGCATTACTCGCATTGGTGGGAGCTGGGCTTACAGCTTATAAAAATCTCGAATTAGGTTTTCCACTATTGCCAGGCGAGTACCGCACTGTGTGGACTATTGAAGCTAAAGTGGGCTTCGATGCTGATGGCGGTCCCGTAAAGGCCGCTTTGACCCTTCCGCGTGAACAGCGCAATATGGAGATTTTGGGGGAAACTTTCAGCTCCTCCGGATTTGGTTTCTATATCGCTCGGGAAGACGACGCTTATCGGGCCATTTGGTCGCGCCGTGCCGCTCGGGGTCCCCAATCACTCTTTTATCAACTGGACGTCTACCAGCGCCCCGGCGCTGCATTGGCACAGCCACTCGATCTGAGCACTGAGATACAAAAGCCTTTCCTCGGAGCGCGTGAGCAGGAAGCGGTGCGTTTGGCGATCTACTCCCTGGTGGAGCAGGCCCGCGAGCGCTCTTCCGATGTGGAATCTTTAACTACCCAGTTACTGTTCGAATTGAATGATGATGAGAACCAGGATCGCAACCTGATTTTCCGCCACTACGCCGATCGCTCTTTTGTGGATGTCGCCCTCCTGGTATTGGCGACGGCCGATATCCCTGCCCACCGTATTCGCGGTCTCTACCTGGAGGATGATCGCCGTCGATTGTCACCGGAAGATCTGCTTGAGGTCTACGATGGTAAGCGTTGGATCGTCTTTGAGCCCAGCAGTGGCCAGCCCGGTGTGCCGGAGAACTTTTTTATCTGGCAGCGCGGTGGCAAGAGTCTTTTGGATCTTGAAGGCGGTCGCAATTCTCAGGTGACTTTCTCTGTGATTGCCAATGATGTCCCGGCTCGCGATGTCTCCATGCGCAGTACCAAGGATGAGAAAGATGCGCTGGTGGATTTCTCGATCTACAGTTTGCCCATTGAGCAGCAGAGTATTTTCAAGCTGATCCTGCTGGTACCTGTGGGAGCCCTGGTGGTGGTGCTGCTGCGTGTATTTGTAGGCCTGCGTACCTCCGGTACCTTTATGCCGGTACTGCTGGCAATTGCCTTTATCGAAACCCAGCTGATTACCGGTTTAGCTATTTTTACCTTGATCCTGATCCTCGGTCTTTGGGTGAGGTTCTATCTCAGTAGGCTCAATTTGCTATTGGTGTCGAGGATCGCCGCCGTTGTGGTGACGGTGGTGATAATAATGGGGGCAATCAGTGTGGTCAGTTATAAGCTGGGCATTGAGCAAGCCCTCACTGTGACTTTCTTCCCGATGATTATCCTCGCCTGGACTATCGAGCGTATGTCGATTGTGTGGGAGGAGGATGGTCCCTACGAAGTGGTGGTGCAGTCCGGGGGCAGTTTGTTAGTGGCGATACTCGCTTGGTGGGTAATGACCAACCGCTATATTGAGCATTGGACGTTCAACTTCCCCGAGTTACTGTTGGTATTGCTGGCCTTTATTCTGGTGGTTGGCAACTACACCGGATATCGACTCAGTGAGTTGATGCGTTTCCGTCCGCTGGTTCGCTAG
- a CDS encoding RimK/LysX family protein yields MQRFSLLWLMLTLSVLAGCESLMYPGRDGAARPAEVVPPVISPDTAMQCPEPAEVICAEPEVKVVERVIERTVEKVVEVPVAKDKLVLGSVEEVAIEPPGLILESVVDTGSPTSTLRVRKLTPFERDGRDWIRFQIVQSSKMDPVSVELPIKRHVRIERLGFDVQRRPVVELNLTVGHVTHQVEVNLTDEGGSDLLMLLGRNFLKDAAVVDVSRRNVQGQPQIDGVK; encoded by the coding sequence ATGCAGAGATTTTCCCTTCTGTGGTTAATGTTGACGCTTTCGGTGCTCGCCGGTTGTGAGTCACTGATGTATCCGGGGCGGGACGGGGCCGCTCGACCAGCGGAAGTTGTACCACCGGTAATATCGCCAGATACGGCAATGCAGTGCCCAGAGCCTGCGGAAGTGATTTGTGCGGAACCGGAGGTGAAGGTTGTCGAGCGGGTAATCGAACGAACTGTGGAAAAAGTAGTCGAAGTGCCCGTTGCCAAAGACAAACTGGTTTTGGGATCGGTAGAAGAAGTGGCCATAGAGCCTCCCGGCCTGATTCTGGAATCCGTTGTCGATACAGGTTCACCAACCTCCACACTGCGAGTCAGGAAGCTGACTCCGTTCGAGCGGGATGGCAGGGACTGGATCAGGTTCCAGATTGTACAGTCGAGCAAAATGGACCCGGTATCGGTAGAACTGCCGATCAAACGCCATGTTCGCATTGAGCGCTTGGGTTTTGATGTCCAGCGCAGGCCGGTAGTGGAGCTTAACCTGACTGTTGGGCATGTGACCCACCAAGTTGAAGTTAACCTGACGGATGAGGGCGGCTCTGATTTATTGATGCTGCTGGGACGCAACTTCCTCAAAGATGCCGCTGTTGTCGATGTGAGCCGGCGCAATGTCCAGGGCCAACCCCAAATTGATGGGGTTAAATAG
- a CDS encoding ATP-binding protein, protein MSQVINELTSIVEPCVSESLISNLSSATFQLATDDELPSLDASQLANHATCLQDLLLDADCGLWEWHPGSGVQRAQGEIWLLFEETAELALSSLWTGDELRSVHSDERDRIITLRRRLTNKGGHFDATFRAYDSLGQLRWLRLRGRALNREADSGFVVIGSCADFSETLAQRYLSNLPGERPLQTLSGVGDGLWEWDLRADEMVLDDACWGILGYEVSPIRSIGISAAEQWKARILAEDFPRVEQAMRDHVREGLPLDVEFRIWRSDSSVVWVRCRGKAQLNSRGQPLRVLGVLQDVSRSRERLSQMERELELQREENAHRADLLFSLSHELRTPLNAILGYSQIVELDQSLNTDQRQRLAEIRRAGQHLLHLVGDVLELARIDSRRLGPSMELIRPAELVAECKRLLEPLAETRRVSLVFEPLGWESAYICADPMRYKQVVLNLAGNAVKYNRENGRVIINFTPQADGWLRLNILDTGKGIAAEKRKEVFEPFNRLGEEKGHIEGTGVGLAIAKRLAEAMGGRIDFDSQEGQGSVFWIEFPMIDAAESFLSFANSVDTPSKLPSCSLLLVDNRPEEVARVEKLVQGSQQVQLSVAADVVEAIFMARTQAPDVVLFHNALPGMSVGDLVKILKQDRATQETHLVVIGEENSPGVKTVLPDKFDRSQLARALAECFKEVS, encoded by the coding sequence ATGAGCCAGGTAATTAATGAGCTAACTTCGATAGTCGAGCCCTGTGTGTCAGAGTCACTAATTTCAAATCTATCCAGCGCAACGTTCCAGCTGGCAACCGATGACGAGCTCCCTTCTCTGGATGCGTCACAGCTGGCCAATCACGCCACCTGTTTGCAGGACTTATTGTTGGACGCGGATTGCGGTTTGTGGGAGTGGCACCCAGGCTCCGGTGTCCAGCGTGCCCAGGGCGAAATTTGGCTTTTATTTGAGGAAACTGCAGAGCTTGCTTTGAGTTCCCTTTGGACTGGTGATGAGTTGCGCTCAGTGCATTCGGATGAGCGGGACCGAATTATCACTTTGCGGCGCCGGCTAACCAATAAAGGTGGGCATTTCGATGCGACTTTTCGGGCCTACGATAGTCTCGGCCAGCTCCGTTGGTTACGACTGCGGGGAAGGGCATTAAACCGTGAGGCTGATAGTGGATTCGTTGTGATCGGGAGTTGCGCTGACTTCAGTGAAACTTTGGCTCAGCGCTACTTATCCAACCTGCCCGGTGAGCGCCCGTTGCAAACACTGTCCGGAGTTGGAGACGGTTTGTGGGAGTGGGATTTACGTGCAGACGAGATGGTTCTTGATGATGCCTGTTGGGGCATTCTCGGTTACGAAGTGAGCCCGATACGCAGTATAGGAATTTCAGCTGCAGAGCAGTGGAAGGCGCGAATTTTAGCGGAGGATTTCCCTCGGGTTGAGCAGGCCATGCGTGATCACGTGCGCGAGGGGCTGCCTCTGGATGTAGAGTTTCGCATCTGGCGCTCCGACAGCAGTGTGGTCTGGGTTCGCTGTCGCGGTAAGGCCCAGTTGAATAGTCGCGGCCAGCCCTTGCGGGTGCTGGGGGTTTTACAGGATGTCAGCCGCAGCCGGGAAAGGCTTTCGCAAATGGAGCGAGAGCTGGAATTACAGAGGGAGGAAAATGCGCACCGGGCAGATTTATTGTTCAGCCTGAGCCATGAGTTGCGCACACCGTTGAATGCAATTTTGGGTTATAGCCAAATTGTGGAACTAGACCAGAGTCTCAATACAGACCAGCGTCAGCGCTTGGCTGAGATTCGCCGCGCAGGGCAGCACCTGTTACACCTGGTTGGAGATGTATTGGAGCTTGCTCGCATCGACAGTCGGCGCCTGGGCCCTTCGATGGAATTAATACGCCCCGCCGAATTAGTCGCTGAATGTAAGCGCTTGTTGGAGCCCCTGGCAGAAACCCGTCGTGTCAGTCTGGTGTTTGAGCCCCTCGGTTGGGAGTCAGCTTATATTTGTGCCGATCCGATGCGCTACAAGCAGGTCGTGTTGAACCTGGCCGGTAATGCGGTGAAATACAACCGTGAAAATGGCCGTGTCATTATCAACTTTACTCCCCAGGCCGATGGTTGGTTGAGGTTGAATATCCTGGATACCGGCAAGGGCATTGCAGCAGAGAAGCGTAAGGAGGTATTTGAACCTTTTAATCGCCTGGGGGAAGAAAAAGGGCATATCGAGGGCACAGGTGTTGGTCTTGCCATCGCCAAACGCCTGGCTGAAGCCATGGGAGGGCGGATAGATTTTGACAGCCAGGAAGGGCAGGGCTCGGTATTCTGGATTGAGTTTCCCATGATTGATGCAGCGGAATCATTTCTATCCTTTGCGAACTCCGTAGATACTCCATCAAAACTGCCGAGTTGCAGTTTGTTGCTGGTGGATAATCGTCCTGAGGAAGTGGCGCGAGTGGAAAAACTTGTGCAGGGGTCGCAGCAAGTACAGCTTTCTGTGGCTGCTGATGTTGTTGAAGCCATATTTATGGCCAGGACCCAGGCACCGGATGTTGTGCTATTTCACAATGCTCTACCGGGAATGTCGGTGGGAGACCTGGTAAAAATTCTTAAACAGGATAGAGCCACTCAGGAGACCCATCTGGTAGTTATTGGAGAGGAAAATTCACCCGGTGTAAAAACTGTATTGCCGGATAAATTTGACCGTTCCCAGCTTGCCCGGGCTTTAGCGGAGTGCTTCAAAGAGGTGAGTTGA
- the dinG gene encoding ATP-dependent DNA helicase DinG, which yields MLNEKHKSAIQGAYSQFLSGRGLKARYGQKLMVAAIARSLGAITQNASGERDSDKTDGEHICVVEAGTGTGKTVAYLLASIPLAQAQDKTLVISTATVALQEQIIHKDLPEVARHSGLKFEFALAKGRGRYLCLSKLDQLLSSFSASGTGLSLGLYEDELPQVEAESVALYQKMTDSLTSGTWDGDRDNWPDTIEADDWGRVTTDHRQCSGRRCPHVTNCSFFRARESLGKTQVIVANHDLLLADLALGGGAILPPPEETIYVLDEAHHLPDKALNHFSHHSRVGASTGWLDQANKALGQMLGEIGDGAEIDRCGEQLPAVLTSAKQGLEQMWPLIEELCEFEDERGNTIRHRFEGGVIPDSMSQLAEKLREDFDELESLLSKMLQTAQRMMEDGHSPVPLADLERWYPQLGSWYGRAEANLLLWANYARADADGALPQARWVTLVDWGGSTDFEVCSSPILAGKTLEYSLWRRCYGAVLTSATLTALGKFDRLRMRAGTPDNASYQVVPSPFDFSRATLQVPPEAVDAGNAEQHTDSIIDTLPDLLKGEGGALVLFSSRRQMETVYEALPGTWRNRILMQGQQSRQQLLDSHREIIDGGGSSILFGLASFAEGLDLPGDYCRHVVIAKLPFAVPDDPIEAALAEWIEAKGGNPFMQITVPDAALKLVQACGRLLRAEGDSGTVTLLDRRVVTRRYGQAILNSLPPFNRKI from the coding sequence GTGCTCAACGAAAAACACAAAAGCGCCATACAGGGCGCCTATAGTCAATTCCTGTCCGGCCGAGGACTGAAAGCCCGCTATGGGCAGAAGCTGATGGTGGCTGCCATCGCCCGCTCCCTGGGGGCCATTACCCAGAATGCCAGCGGTGAGCGGGATAGCGATAAGACCGATGGAGAGCATATCTGTGTGGTTGAGGCGGGCACCGGTACCGGTAAAACGGTTGCCTACCTTCTCGCCTCTATTCCCCTGGCCCAGGCCCAGGACAAGACCCTGGTGATATCCACCGCCACGGTGGCCCTGCAGGAACAGATTATCCACAAGGACCTGCCAGAAGTTGCGCGTCACAGCGGGCTCAAATTTGAGTTTGCGCTGGCGAAGGGCCGTGGCCGCTATCTTTGCCTGTCCAAGCTGGATCAACTCTTGTCCAGCTTTTCTGCCTCTGGCACCGGTCTTTCCCTTGGCCTCTATGAAGATGAGCTTCCCCAGGTGGAAGCGGAGAGTGTCGCCCTCTACCAGAAGATGACGGATAGCCTGACATCGGGTACCTGGGATGGCGATCGGGATAACTGGCCGGACACCATTGAGGCGGATGATTGGGGTCGGGTTACCACAGACCATCGCCAGTGTAGTGGCCGTCGCTGCCCCCATGTAACCAACTGCAGTTTTTTTCGCGCTCGGGAGAGCCTGGGTAAGACTCAGGTGATCGTGGCTAACCATGACCTGTTGTTGGCGGATCTTGCTCTGGGTGGTGGTGCGATCCTTCCCCCTCCGGAAGAGACCATCTATGTGCTCGATGAAGCCCACCATCTACCAGATAAGGCTCTCAATCACTTCTCTCACCACAGTCGCGTAGGGGCTTCCACCGGTTGGTTGGATCAAGCCAATAAGGCCCTGGGGCAGATGTTGGGTGAGATTGGCGACGGCGCCGAGATCGATCGTTGCGGAGAGCAGCTGCCGGCGGTTCTCACTTCTGCCAAGCAGGGGTTGGAGCAGATGTGGCCGCTGATTGAAGAGCTGTGTGAATTTGAAGATGAGCGGGGCAACACCATCCGCCATCGCTTTGAAGGTGGGGTAATCCCCGATTCCATGTCGCAGCTGGCGGAAAAGCTGCGCGAAGACTTTGATGAGTTGGAAAGCCTGCTCAGCAAGATGTTACAGACCGCACAACGCATGATGGAGGACGGCCACTCGCCGGTACCCCTGGCAGACCTGGAGCGCTGGTATCCCCAGCTGGGCAGCTGGTATGGGCGCGCTGAGGCTAACCTTCTGTTGTGGGCGAACTACGCCCGCGCCGATGCTGATGGCGCATTGCCCCAGGCGCGTTGGGTCACCCTGGTGGATTGGGGCGGCTCTACAGATTTTGAGGTTTGTAGTTCACCGATACTCGCTGGCAAAACCCTGGAGTACAGCTTGTGGCGTCGCTGCTACGGTGCGGTACTGACTTCGGCCACACTCACCGCCCTGGGGAAATTTGATCGTCTGCGAATGCGTGCGGGTACTCCAGACAATGCCAGCTATCAGGTGGTGCCAAGTCCTTTCGACTTTTCCCGTGCAACACTGCAAGTCCCCCCGGAAGCTGTGGACGCAGGCAATGCAGAGCAACACACAGACTCCATTATCGATACGTTGCCAGACCTGCTGAAAGGGGAGGGCGGCGCTCTGGTCCTGTTTTCCTCCCGGCGCCAGATGGAGACGGTTTATGAGGCGCTCCCTGGTACCTGGCGCAATCGAATCCTGATGCAGGGGCAGCAATCCCGCCAGCAACTGCTGGATAGCCACCGCGAGATTATCGATGGTGGCGGCAGCAGTATCCTGTTCGGACTTGCGAGTTTTGCCGAGGGATTGGACTTGCCGGGAGACTACTGCCGCCACGTGGTTATTGCCAAACTGCCCTTCGCGGTGCCCGATGATCCGATTGAGGCAGCGTTGGCGGAGTGGATTGAGGCCAAGGGCGGCAATCCATTTATGCAAATCACGGTACCGGATGCTGCCTTAAAGCTGGTACAGGCCTGTGGGCGCCTGCTGCGGGCTGAAGGGGATAGCGGCACAGTTACCCTGTTGGATCGCAGGGTGGTTACCCGTCGCTATGGCCAGGCAATACTTAACTCACTACCCCCTTTTAATCGAAAAATTTAG
- a CDS encoding YqcC family protein: MQPIYSEIADQLLFLESELRSLQIWQDNAPPAEALASTEPFCVDTLTLPQWLQFIFLPRMQVLIESETPLPGQCGIAPVAEEFFKGRDDAAALLAILETIDQRLQQG, encoded by the coding sequence ATGCAACCGATTTATTCTGAAATCGCTGATCAGCTCCTGTTTCTTGAGTCCGAACTGCGCAGCCTGCAGATTTGGCAGGATAATGCGCCGCCCGCAGAGGCTCTGGCCAGCACTGAGCCATTTTGTGTGGATACTTTGACTTTGCCCCAGTGGCTTCAATTTATTTTCCTGCCACGCATGCAGGTGCTGATCGAAAGTGAGACGCCCCTGCCGGGCCAGTGCGGTATCGCCCCGGTTGCCGAAGAATTCTTCAAGGGACGGGATGACGCCGCGGCATTACTGGCCATTCTTGAGACTATCGACCAGCGCCTGCAGCAGGGCTGA
- a CDS encoding alpha-L-glutamate ligase-like protein — translation MLQFSVKHIFNKVRGGVVSPLTLRRMGVLGMNARNIDYIARYNDRKKYPIVDDKLNTKRAAKKAGIPVPELIEAFESPASRKRVMEVIDPLWQFVIKPARGSGGKGILVIAGRNGDKYKKISGAEIDALDILRHVSNIHSGLYSLGGKPDRVMVEALVDFDPVFDRYSVEGVPDVRVIVFRGYPVMAMLRCSTHASDGKANLHQGAVGVGIDLASGTSCHAVMRGLRIDQHPDTEVPFDALKVPGWYELVRLAASCYEMTGLGYLGCDIVLDRERGPLLLEANARPGLAIQIANGVGLRKRLGFIENFDEEMFRKNVDERVAFSMREFASS, via the coding sequence ATGCTGCAGTTTTCAGTTAAGCATATCTTCAATAAAGTTCGCGGCGGCGTGGTATCTCCGCTGACCCTGCGCCGCATGGGGGTGTTAGGGATGAACGCGCGTAATATTGACTATATTGCGCGCTATAACGACCGCAAAAAATATCCCATCGTCGACGACAAGCTAAACACTAAGCGCGCGGCTAAAAAAGCGGGAATTCCTGTGCCCGAGTTGATCGAGGCATTTGAAAGCCCTGCCAGCCGCAAGCGAGTTATGGAGGTGATTGACCCTCTATGGCAGTTTGTAATCAAGCCGGCACGGGGCTCGGGTGGTAAAGGTATTCTCGTTATTGCCGGTCGCAATGGCGATAAATATAAAAAGATATCCGGTGCTGAAATTGATGCGCTGGATATTTTGCGGCACGTGAGCAATATTCACAGCGGCCTCTATAGTCTCGGTGGCAAACCTGACAGGGTGATGGTGGAGGCCTTGGTGGACTTTGACCCGGTCTTCGATCGCTACTCCGTTGAGGGTGTGCCTGATGTGCGGGTTATCGTTTTTCGTGGTTATCCGGTGATGGCCATGTTGCGCTGTTCGACTCATGCCTCAGACGGAAAAGCCAATTTGCACCAGGGTGCTGTGGGCGTGGGTATTGATTTAGCCTCGGGCACAAGCTGTCATGCGGTAATGCGTGGCTTGAGAATCGACCAGCATCCAGATACTGAAGTCCCCTTTGATGCGTTAAAAGTTCCTGGTTGGTATGAGCTGGTGCGTTTGGCAGCGAGCTGTTACGAAATGACCGGGCTTGGTTATCTGGGGTGCGATATTGTCCTGGATCGTGAACGGGGTCCTCTCCTGTTGGAAGCCAATGCGCGTCCAGGATTGGCAATCCAAATTGCTAATGGCGTTGGCCTGCGCAAGCGCTTAGGCTTTATTGAAAATTTCGATGAAGAGATGTTCAGGAAGAATGTTGATGAGCGGGTCGCCTTTTCCATGCGCGAGTTTGCCAGCAGCTAG